From Mycolicibacterium nivoides, a single genomic window includes:
- a CDS encoding RND family transporter, with amino-acid sequence MSNYDTPTDSIPVASAPKHTNHGGIAKWIRRLSVPIIIGWIAVIALLNVIVPQLEEVGKMRSVSMTPDDAPSMIAMKRVGEVFQEFKSNSSVMVVLEGDKPLGDEAHKYYDQIVEKLEADKLHIEHVQDFWGDPLTASGAQSSDGLSAYVQVYTAGNQGEALANESVEATEKIVQSVQAPEGVKAYVTGPAAMAADQEIAGNRSLEMITALTFVVIIVMLLTVYRSIVTVILTLFMVVLSLSAARGLVAFLGYYNIIGLSTFATNLLVMLAIAASTDYAIFLIGRYQEARSVGEDRESAYYTMFHGTAHVILGSGLTIAGATFCLHFTRLPYFQSLGIPLAIGMVMVVLVALTLGSAIISVATKFGKTLEPKRAMRTRGWRKIGAAVVRWPGPILIATIAISLVGLLTLPGYKTNYNDRKYLPADLPANTGYAAADRHFSPARMNPELLLIESDHDLRNSADFLVIERIAKRIIGVPGVSRVQAITRPQGTPIEHTSIPFNISMQGTTQTMNQKYMQDRMDDMLKQADEMQVTVDTMTKMIALMEQMKTVMNSMVGKMHGMVDDIKELRDHISDFDDFFRPIRNYLYWEPHCYDIPMCWAMRSVFDTLDGVDTMTADFEQIVPDMDKMNALIPVMIANMQPMIATMKTMKTMMLTMQATNGGLQDQMAAMQDNSTAMGQAFDAAKNDDSFYLPPETFENPDFKRGMKMFLSPDGHAVRFIISHEGDPMSPEGVAHVEPIKLAAKEAIKGTPLEGSKIYLGGTAAMFKDMQEGANYDLLIAGIASLCLIFIIMLILTRSMVAAAVIVGTVVLSLGASFGLSVLIWQHLIGLELHWMVLAMSVIILLAVGADYNLLLVSRFKEEIHAGLNTGIIRAMGGTGSVVTSAGLVFAFTMMSMAVSELAVIGQVGTTIGLGLLFDTLVIRSFMTPSIAALMGKWFWWPQMVRQRPKPEPWPKPVQREPQDSLA; translated from the coding sequence ATGAGCAATTACGACACCCCGACCGACTCGATCCCGGTCGCCTCCGCACCTAAGCACACCAACCACGGCGGGATCGCCAAGTGGATCCGGCGGCTGTCGGTGCCGATCATCATCGGCTGGATCGCTGTCATCGCCCTGCTGAACGTGATCGTTCCCCAGCTCGAAGAGGTCGGGAAGATGCGCTCGGTGTCGATGACACCGGACGACGCGCCGTCGATGATCGCCATGAAGCGCGTCGGCGAGGTGTTCCAGGAGTTCAAGTCCAACAGCTCGGTGATGGTCGTGCTCGAGGGCGACAAGCCGCTGGGCGACGAAGCACACAAGTACTACGACCAGATCGTCGAAAAGCTCGAGGCCGACAAGTTGCACATCGAGCACGTCCAGGACTTCTGGGGCGACCCACTCACGGCGTCCGGCGCCCAGAGCTCCGACGGACTGTCGGCCTATGTGCAGGTCTACACCGCCGGTAACCAGGGCGAGGCGCTCGCCAACGAATCGGTCGAGGCCACCGAGAAGATCGTCCAGAGCGTCCAGGCGCCGGAAGGTGTCAAGGCCTACGTGACCGGACCGGCCGCGATGGCGGCCGATCAGGAGATTGCCGGTAACCGCAGCCTTGAAATGATCACCGCGCTGACGTTCGTGGTCATCATCGTCATGCTGCTGACGGTCTATCGCTCCATTGTGACCGTGATCCTCACGCTGTTCATGGTGGTGCTGTCACTGTCGGCCGCCCGCGGACTGGTTGCCTTCCTGGGCTACTACAACATCATCGGGCTCTCGACGTTCGCGACCAACCTGCTGGTGATGCTGGCCATCGCGGCGTCCACCGACTACGCGATCTTCCTGATAGGCCGATATCAAGAGGCCCGAAGTGTCGGTGAAGACCGAGAGTCGGCCTACTACACGATGTTCCACGGCACCGCCCACGTGATCCTGGGCTCGGGCCTGACCATCGCCGGCGCCACGTTCTGCCTGCACTTCACGCGCCTGCCCTATTTCCAGTCCCTCGGTATCCCGCTGGCCATCGGCATGGTCATGGTGGTTCTGGTCGCGCTCACCCTGGGCTCGGCGATCATCTCGGTGGCCACCAAGTTCGGTAAGACGCTGGAGCCCAAGCGGGCCATGCGCACCCGCGGCTGGCGCAAAATCGGTGCGGCCGTGGTGCGCTGGCCCGGACCGATCCTGATCGCCACCATCGCTATCTCGCTGGTCGGCCTGTTGACCCTGCCCGGGTACAAGACCAACTACAACGACCGCAAGTACCTGCCTGCGGATCTGCCGGCCAACACGGGGTATGCCGCGGCTGACCGCCACTTCTCCCCGGCCCGGATGAACCCCGAACTGCTGCTCATCGAGAGCGACCACGATCTGCGCAATTCCGCGGACTTCCTGGTGATCGAGCGGATCGCCAAGCGCATCATCGGTGTGCCTGGCGTCTCCCGCGTACAGGCCATCACGCGCCCGCAGGGAACGCCGATCGAGCACACCTCGATCCCGTTCAACATCAGCATGCAGGGCACGACCCAGACCATGAATCAGAAGTACATGCAGGACCGCATGGACGACATGCTCAAGCAGGCCGACGAAATGCAGGTCACGGTCGACACGATGACCAAGATGATCGCGCTCATGGAGCAGATGAAGACGGTCATGAACAGCATGGTCGGCAAGATGCACGGCATGGTCGACGACATCAAGGAACTCCGCGACCACATCTCGGATTTCGACGATTTCTTCCGGCCGATCCGCAACTACCTGTACTGGGAACCGCACTGCTACGACATCCCGATGTGCTGGGCGATGCGCTCGGTGTTCGACACCCTTGACGGCGTCGACACCATGACAGCCGATTTCGAGCAGATCGTCCCTGACATGGACAAGATGAACGCCCTCATCCCGGTGATGATCGCGAACATGCAGCCCATGATCGCGACCATGAAGACGATGAAGACCATGATGCTGACCATGCAGGCCACCAACGGCGGCCTGCAGGATCAGATGGCGGCCATGCAGGACAATTCCACCGCCATGGGTCAGGCCTTCGACGCCGCCAAGAACGACGACTCGTTCTACCTGCCGCCGGAAACCTTCGAGAACCCGGACTTCAAGCGCGGCATGAAGATGTTCCTGTCCCCCGACGGGCATGCGGTGCGGTTCATCATCAGCCACGAAGGCGATCCGATGAGCCCCGAAGGGGTCGCTCACGTCGAACCCATCAAGCTGGCCGCCAAGGAGGCGATCAAGGGCACCCCGCTGGAGGGTTCCAAGATCTATCTCGGCGGTACCGCGGCAATGTTCAAGGACATGCAGGAAGGCGCCAACTACGACCTGCTGATCGCCGGAATCGCCTCACTGTGCCTGATTTTCATCATCATGCTGATCCTCACGCGCAGCATGGTGGCCGCGGCGGTCATCGTCGGCACCGTGGTGTTGTCGCTGGGCGCATCGTTCGGTCTCTCGGTGCTCATCTGGCAGCACCTGATCGGACTGGAACTGCACTGGATGGTGCTGGCCATGTCGGTGATCATCCTGTTGGCCGTGGGCGCGGACTACAACCTGCTGCTGGTCTCCCGGTTCAAAGAGGAGATACACGCGGGTCTCAACACCGGCATCATCCGCGCGATGGGCGGCACCGGGTCGGTGGTCACGTCGGCGGGCCTGGTGTTCGCGTTCACCATGATGTCGATGGCGGTCAGCGAGCTCGCCGTGATCGGCCAGGTGGGCACCACGATCGGCCTCGGTCTGCTGTTCGACACCCTGGTCATCCGGTCCTTCATGACGCCGTCCATCGCAGCGCTGATGGGCAAGTGGTTCTGGTGGCCGCAGATGGTGCGCCAGCGGCCCAAGCCCGAGCCGTGGCCCAAGCCGGTCCAGCGCGAGCCGCAGGACTCTCTCGCCTAG
- a CDS encoding O-methyltransferase, producing the protein MTEPRDVDLMFNEVLRTEDEALAAARQSAHDADMPAIEVSAQHGKLLSLLATISGARRVLEIGTLAGYSTINLARGVGPEGSVVTLEYEPRHAEVAQANLARAGVADRVEVIVGAALDTLPRLAERGDVFDLAFIDADKENNVSYVEWAIKLGRPGSIIVVDNITRSGRVLEPAADDQQARAVRDMLEMMGSHPRLDTAAIQTVGTKGWDGFAVALVR; encoded by the coding sequence ATGACCGAACCCCGCGATGTCGACCTCATGTTCAACGAGGTGCTGCGCACCGAGGACGAGGCGCTGGCCGCGGCGCGCCAATCCGCGCACGACGCTGACATGCCCGCCATCGAGGTGTCAGCCCAACACGGCAAGCTGTTGTCGCTGCTGGCCACGATCTCCGGGGCGCGACGGGTGCTCGAGATCGGCACACTCGCCGGATACAGCACCATCAACCTGGCCCGCGGCGTCGGTCCGGAGGGCAGCGTCGTCACGCTCGAATACGAACCCCGCCATGCCGAGGTCGCGCAGGCCAATCTGGCGCGGGCCGGTGTCGCCGACCGTGTCGAGGTGATCGTCGGCGCCGCACTGGACACGTTGCCCCGGTTGGCCGAGCGCGGTGACGTGTTCGACCTCGCCTTCATCGACGCCGACAAGGAGAACAACGTCAGCTACGTCGAGTGGGCGATCAAACTGGGCCGGCCGGGATCGATCATCGTGGTGGACAACATCACCCGATCCGGACGGGTGCTCGAACCGGCGGCCGACGACCAGCAGGCCCGTGCAGTGCGCGACATGCTGGAGATGATGGGTAGCCATCCGCGACTGGATACGGCGGCCATTCAAACCGTGGGAACCAAGGGCTGGGACGGCTTCGCCGTCGCGCTCGTCAGGTAG